Proteins encoded within one genomic window of Empedobacter falsenii:
- a CDS encoding prolipoprotein diacylglyceryl transferase: MTIDFPVSIEIFGHSVLIHPIFESVGIFIAMRYYAFLRKRNKSSLSTIQSFGIIIGALVGALLGSKIIGTLENPQAFLDAENQFLFFWTSNTIVGGLTLGLIGVELTKKIIGHKESTGDLIVFPLILAMIIGRIGCFLTGVYEQTYGIETTSIFGMNLGDGLMRHPVALYEIVYLLLLWIVLKIIQEKYIYPSGYLFQIFMLAYFLFRFCLDFIKPIHPLFLGLSSIQLTCVCVIIYYIFKLLQTKPKYIK; encoded by the coding sequence GTGACAATAGATTTTCCTGTTTCCATCGAAATTTTTGGACATTCAGTCTTAATTCATCCTATTTTCGAATCGGTCGGAATTTTTATTGCGATGCGTTATTATGCATTTCTTCGAAAACGTAACAAATCAAGTTTGTCTACAATTCAATCTTTCGGTATTATTATTGGCGCTTTAGTTGGTGCACTTTTGGGATCCAAAATAATTGGAACATTAGAAAATCCTCAAGCTTTTTTGGATGCAGAAAATCAATTTCTCTTTTTCTGGACAAGTAATACAATTGTAGGAGGATTGACCCTTGGTTTAATTGGTGTTGAGTTAACAAAAAAAATAATTGGTCACAAAGAAAGTACAGGCGATTTGATTGTTTTTCCATTAATTTTAGCGATGATAATTGGTCGAATCGGGTGCTTTTTAACAGGTGTTTACGAACAAACGTATGGAATAGAAACAACTTCAATTTTTGGAATGAATTTAGGCGATGGATTGATGCGTCATCCTGTTGCTTTGTACGAAATTGTTTACCTTCTTTTGCTTTGGATAGTTTTGAAGATTATTCAGGAAAAATATATTTATCCTTCTGGATATTTGTTTCAAATCTTTATGTTGGCTTATTTTTTATTTCGTTTTTGTTTAGATTTTATCAAACCAATTCATCCATTATTTTTAGGTTTAAGTTCTATACAATTAACATGCGTTTGTGTCATAATTTATTATATCTTTAAGTTATTACAAACTAAACCTAAATACATAAAATGA
- a CDS encoding 1,4-dihydroxy-2-naphthoyl-CoA synthase: MATINWQTVKEYEDITFKKCDGVMRIAFNRPEVRNAFRPKTVFELLDAFQLAEEDREVGVILLTGEGPSAKDGGWAFCSGGDQRVRGAKGYEGQDGVGRLNILEVQRLIRFSTKVVVAVVNGWAVGGGHSLHVVCDMTLASKEHAIFKQTDADVASFDGGYGSAYLAKQVGQKRAREIFFLGLNYSAQEAYDMGMVNLVVPHDELEQVAFDWAQEILTKSPTAIKMLKFAFNLVDDGLVGQQIFAGETTRFAYGTEEAVEGRNAFLEKRPRDFSKFR, encoded by the coding sequence ATGGCAACAATCAATTGGCAAACGGTAAAGGAGTACGAAGATATCACGTTCAAGAAATGTGATGGTGTTATGCGTATTGCGTTTAATCGTCCTGAAGTTCGTAATGCATTTCGTCCGAAAACTGTTTTCGAATTATTAGATGCTTTTCAATTAGCAGAAGAAGATCGTGAAGTTGGTGTAATTTTATTAACAGGAGAAGGACCATCTGCAAAAGACGGTGGTTGGGCTTTCTGTTCTGGAGGAGATCAACGTGTTCGTGGTGCAAAAGGTTATGAAGGACAAGATGGTGTTGGACGTTTAAATATTTTAGAAGTTCAGCGTTTGATTCGTTTTTCGACTAAAGTTGTTGTAGCTGTGGTAAACGGTTGGGCAGTAGGTGGAGGACATTCTTTGCACGTGGTTTGTGATATGACATTGGCTTCTAAAGAACACGCAATTTTCAAACAAACTGATGCAGATGTAGCTTCATTTGATGGTGGTTACGGTTCGGCTTATTTGGCTAAACAGGTTGGTCAAAAACGTGCACGTGAAATCTTTTTCTTAGGATTGAATTACTCTGCACAAGAGGCTTACGATATGGGAATGGTGAATTTAGTTGTTCCACATGACGAGTTAGAACAAGTTGCTTTTGATTGGGCACAAGAAATTTTAACAAAATCGCCAACGGCAATTAAAATGTTGAAGTTTGCATTCAATTTAGTAGACGATGGTTTAGTTGGACAACAAATTTTTGCTGGAGAAACAACACGTTTTGCATACGGAACAGAGGAAGCTGTAGAAGGTCGTAATGCGTTCTTAGAAAAACGTCCAAGAGATTTTTCTAAATTTAGATAA
- a CDS encoding isochorismate synthase, with protein sequence MFKKFQDKLERLIQNQKPFLLFRKPNSTQVELWENKSLESANKFICNSFDNTKLIEFNDDEVIEISIDELPNFELSLPESDQNEAISYENYINLIQKTVQELQSDSPTKKIVISRINSLPETNINLVETFKNLHQHYPNAYVYLRFDAEEGCWIGASPELLLKENNQFIQTVSLAGTKAKEDEWTEKEYHEQQVVTDYISSTLEPYTSYIDVDGPFSVNAGFFEHLKSFISAQLKDKSQLYDLLKALHPTPAVGGMPKDLSKDFILKNEGYDRTFYAGFMGFQNKTESEYFVNLRCAKIFSNKVNLYVGGGIMPDSIPENEWRETELKSKTIGELLVKSNLKNNL encoded by the coding sequence ATGTTTAAAAAATTTCAAGATAAACTTGAAAGATTAATCCAGAATCAAAAACCATTTCTACTTTTTAGAAAACCAAATTCTACACAAGTGGAGTTGTGGGAAAATAAAAGTTTAGAATCGGCTAACAAGTTTATTTGTAATAGTTTCGATAATACAAAATTGATTGAATTTAATGATGATGAGGTTATAGAAATTTCGATTGATGAATTACCAAATTTCGAACTTTCTCTACCAGAATCTGATCAAAATGAAGCTATTTCGTATGAAAATTATATTAATTTAATTCAAAAAACAGTTCAAGAATTACAAAGTGATTCACCAACTAAAAAAATTGTAATTAGTCGAATCAATTCACTTCCAGAAACGAATATTAATTTAGTTGAAACGTTCAAAAATTTGCATCAACATTATCCAAATGCCTATGTGTATTTGCGATTTGATGCAGAAGAAGGTTGTTGGATTGGAGCTTCGCCGGAGCTTTTATTGAAAGAAAATAACCAATTTATACAAACTGTTTCTTTGGCTGGAACAAAAGCAAAAGAAGATGAATGGACAGAGAAAGAATATCACGAACAACAAGTGGTAACCGATTATATTTCGTCAACTTTAGAACCTTATACATCTTACATCGATGTTGATGGTCCATTTTCTGTAAATGCTGGCTTTTTTGAACATTTGAAATCATTTATTTCAGCTCAATTAAAAGACAAATCGCAGCTATATGATTTGTTGAAAGCCTTGCATCCAACACCTGCTGTAGGAGGAATGCCAAAAGATCTTTCAAAAGATTTTATCTTAAAAAATGAAGGATATGATCGTACTTTTTATGCTGGTTTTATGGGCTTTCAAAATAAAACAGAATCAGAGTATTTTGTGAATCTTCGATGTGCGAAAATCTTTTCGAATAAAGTTAATTTATATGTTGGAGGAGGTATAATGCCTGATTCTATTCCTGAAAATGAATGGCGAGAAACAGAACTGAAATCAAAAACAATAGGAGAGTTGTTGGTGAAATCAAATCTAAAAAATAACCTATAG
- a CDS encoding PaaI family thioesterase — protein sequence MNEQDILQKFNEMSKNTLLETLDIEFTAVGEDFLSGKMPVTPKVHQPFGLLHGGASIVLAETLGSTLSNVILNSDDFVAVGQHVDANHLRPKKEGIIFGHATVVKQGRTSHLIKIEIKDENDKLICYTHLTNAIISKKHV from the coding sequence ATGAACGAACAAGATATTTTACAGAAGTTCAACGAAATGTCGAAAAATACATTACTTGAAACTTTAGATATAGAATTTACGGCAGTTGGAGAAGATTTTTTATCAGGAAAAATGCCTGTAACGCCTAAAGTTCATCAGCCTTTTGGTTTGTTGCACGGCGGCGCTTCTATCGTTTTGGCAGAAACATTGGGAAGTACTTTGTCTAATGTTATTCTAAATTCTGATGATTTTGTGGCGGTTGGTCAACATGTTGACGCAAATCATCTTCGTCCAAAAAAGGAAGGAATAATTTTTGGGCATGCAACAGTTGTAAAACAAGGTCGTACTTCGCATTTGATTAAGATTGAAATCAAAGATGAAAACGATAAATTAATCTGTTATACACATTTAACAAACGCCATTATTTCTAAAAAACATGTTTAA
- a CDS encoding 1-acyl-sn-glycerol-3-phosphate acyltransferase codes for MKKILGKLLYSLGGWKLDNHLDLSKVDKCVLVCAPHTSNWDFYYTILAFWQMGIPMKMFIKDAWTKPWYGYFIKKMGGIGIDRSQRHNMVDFASDILKKSDKLYLINTPEGTRSRAEKWKNGFFYIAQKADVPIVLAYCDFKKKRAGISKIVDTENRTLEDVMDEIQDFYKDVTAKHPALYNPKIH; via the coding sequence ATGAAAAAAATTTTAGGTAAACTTTTGTACTCATTAGGAGGTTGGAAATTAGATAATCATCTCGATTTATCGAAAGTAGATAAATGCGTTTTGGTTTGCGCTCCGCACACTTCCAATTGGGATTTTTACTACACTATTTTGGCTTTTTGGCAAATGGGAATTCCAATGAAAATGTTTATCAAAGATGCTTGGACAAAGCCTTGGTATGGATATTTTATCAAGAAAATGGGCGGAATCGGAATTGATCGTTCTCAACGACATAATATGGTTGATTTTGCTTCAGATATTTTAAAAAAATCAGATAAATTATATTTAATCAATACACCAGAAGGAACACGTTCTCGTGCAGAAAAATGGAAAAATGGATTTTTCTATATCGCACAAAAAGCAGATGTTCCGATTGTTTTGGCTTATTGTGATTTCAAGAAAAAACGAGCTGGAATTTCAAAAATTGTGGATACAGAAAACAGAACTTTAGAAGATGTGATGGATGAAATTCAAGATTTTTACAAAGATGTTACGGCGAAACATCCAGCACTTTATAACCCAAAAATACATTAA
- a CDS encoding PspC domain-containing protein translates to MDKTVSISIGGFSFVLDEIAYNKLKTYLQDVKTSLRGTEGVEDIIEDVEIRISELFRERLKFREVVNEDDINFVIATMGHPDQYKVEEDEENEKTSTNSSYNYSSNNQSYGGQQTSAKRLYRDPDDTIVTGLSAGLAHYMGVDPWFVRSIWLVLGVLGIFTAGVSFFLVVFCYFILLIFVPKAKTTSEKLQMYGQPANIDTLKKNVEQASEAVVSGSKELSNKLGGAFGVFGRILLWFIGFIILSSGIGLIIGGFFFFFTTWTEMPTELFGYLVEEEWMSMAAKIFGGILMVIPGVLLTILGVKCFWNKVKVSKAVIFGSIALWFVALFAIIGISVSTASKFRSNVEMTEDKILNIPSDTLQIQFVNNEDGNYKYSGFNKLEQLIDENGNLVIPIYKTFDIEESNDNNIHLEIRYSSKGGSKEEAKRNLESIKYNYQLNGNKLNLDNFVKIPKDGKFREQTVDIKIYVPKNKVVFVKKSNSVNLRSGQYDTDYINDVNNNYFGYNGKKFVCLNCQKDSDSEDDINLDSEDLNINVNDGNDSARVRIDKNGIRIESKDGSVGLNLPRTENKKEKSNQEIHYKDDTDSININYRNHSNNR, encoded by the coding sequence ATGGATAAAACAGTATCAATAAGTATAGGAGGATTTTCTTTCGTGTTAGACGAAATCGCCTATAATAAATTAAAGACCTATTTACAAGATGTAAAAACTTCTTTGAGAGGTACGGAAGGTGTAGAAGATATTATTGAAGATGTAGAAATCCGTATTTCTGAATTATTTCGTGAACGATTAAAATTTAGAGAAGTCGTAAATGAAGATGATATCAATTTTGTAATTGCAACAATGGGACATCCAGATCAATACAAAGTTGAAGAAGATGAAGAGAACGAAAAAACGTCTACAAATTCATCATACAATTATTCGTCAAATAATCAATCGTATGGAGGACAACAAACAAGTGCGAAACGTTTGTACCGCGATCCAGATGATACAATTGTAACAGGATTATCTGCTGGTTTGGCGCATTATATGGGCGTTGATCCTTGGTTTGTACGTTCTATTTGGTTAGTTCTAGGAGTTTTAGGAATTTTTACAGCAGGTGTATCGTTTTTCTTAGTAGTGTTCTGTTATTTTATCTTGTTAATTTTTGTTCCAAAAGCAAAAACAACATCAGAAAAGTTACAGATGTACGGACAACCAGCAAACATTGATACATTAAAAAAAAACGTAGAACAAGCCAGTGAAGCTGTTGTAAGTGGAAGTAAAGAATTGAGTAATAAATTAGGAGGAGCCTTTGGCGTTTTTGGTCGAATTTTACTTTGGTTCATCGGATTTATCATTTTAAGTTCAGGAATTGGATTAATCATTGGAGGATTCTTTTTCTTCTTTACAACTTGGACAGAAATGCCAACAGAATTATTCGGTTACCTTGTTGAAGAGGAATGGATGAGTATGGCAGCCAAAATATTTGGAGGAATATTAATGGTAATTCCAGGTGTTTTATTGACAATTTTAGGTGTAAAATGTTTCTGGAATAAAGTTAAAGTAAGTAAAGCTGTCATTTTTGGATCAATCGCTCTTTGGTTTGTTGCATTATTTGCAATCATTGGAATTTCGGTAAGTACAGCAAGTAAATTTAGAAGTAATGTTGAAATGACCGAGGATAAAATTTTAAATATCCCATCAGATACACTTCAAATTCAATTTGTAAACAACGAAGACGGTAACTACAAATACAGCGGTTTTAATAAATTAGAACAATTGATTGACGAAAATGGAAATTTAGTTATTCCGATTTATAAGACATTTGATATCGAAGAAAGCAATGATAATAACATTCATTTAGAAATTCGTTACTCATCAAAAGGTGGAAGTAAAGAGGAAGCAAAGCGTAATTTAGAGTCGATCAAATACAATTATCAATTGAATGGAAACAAGTTAAATTTAGATAATTTCGTTAAAATTCCTAAAGATGGTAAGTTTAGAGAGCAAACAGTTGATATCAAAATTTATGTTCCTAAAAATAAAGTAGTATTTGTTAAAAAATCTAATTCAGTAAATTTGCGTTCTGGACAATATGACACAGATTATATTAACGATGTGAATAACAATTATTTTGGATATAATGGAAAAAAATTCGTATGTTTGAATTGTCAAAAAGATTCAGATTCTGAGGACGATATCAATCTTGATTCAGAGGATCTAAACATAAATGTAAACGACGGAAACGATTCGGCGAGAGTTAGAATCGATAAAAATGGTATTCGTATCGAAAGTAAAGATGGTTCAGTAGGACTAAATTTACCAAGAACCGAAAACAAAAAAGAAAAATCAAACCAAGAAATACACTATAAAGATGATACAGATTCTATTAACATTAACTACAGAAATCATTCAAATAATCGTTGA
- a CDS encoding PadR family transcriptional regulator: MNIEKTKVQMRKGVLEYCILSIIKKGDAYASDIIDELKKAEMIVVEGTLYPLLTRLKNDDLLQYRWEESTSGPPRKYYALTELGENFLKELAETWEQLIEAVNKVTTETHKNG; this comes from the coding sequence ATGAATATAGAGAAAACAAAAGTTCAGATGCGAAAAGGTGTACTGGAATATTGTATTCTCAGCATTATCAAAAAAGGGGATGCGTATGCATCTGATATCATAGACGAATTGAAAAAAGCAGAGATGATTGTTGTTGAAGGAACATTATATCCGCTTTTGACAAGACTTAAAAATGATGACCTTTTACAGTATCGCTGGGAAGAATCAACGTCAGGACCACCTCGCAAATATTATGCACTTACAGAGTTAGGTGAAAATTTTTTAAAAGAATTAGCTGAAACTTGGGAACAGTTAATTGAAGCCGTGAATAAAGTAACCACAGAAACGCACAAAAATGGATAA
- a CDS encoding S1/P1 nuclease: MKKIIGSAMLLGAFLASESALAWGLTGHRVVSQIAEQHISKKTRKEITKIIGPQKLAYWANWPDFIKSDDSWKHADSYHYVNIPGDLNRQQFDAALEQTSNENMYKKGLFLMNELKNNKNLTIEQKQHDLYFLIHILGDAHQPLHVGRPDDLGGNRIKVEWFRDKVNIHTVWDSKLVDYENYSYTEYSNLLDIASKERQKAMKEGTYADWIYGSYILANNIYAGVKMDDKLGYRYHFDNKFIIEDQLLKGGIRLAKVLDDVFK; this comes from the coding sequence ATGAAAAAAATTATAGGAAGCGCAATGCTTTTAGGTGCATTTTTGGCTTCAGAAAGTGCTTTAGCTTGGGGATTAACAGGTCACCGAGTGGTTTCTCAAATTGCAGAACAACACATTAGCAAGAAAACTCGTAAAGAAATTACAAAAATTATTGGTCCACAAAAGTTAGCTTATTGGGCAAACTGGCCAGATTTTATCAAGTCTGATGATTCTTGGAAACATGCAGATTCTTATCACTATGTTAACATTCCTGGAGATTTAAATCGTCAACAATTTGATGCTGCTTTAGAGCAAACTTCAAATGAAAACATGTACAAAAAAGGTTTGTTTTTAATGAATGAATTAAAAAACAATAAAAACCTTACAATCGAGCAAAAACAACACGATTTATATTTCTTGATTCACATTCTTGGTGATGCACATCAACCACTTCACGTTGGTCGCCCAGATGATTTGGGAGGAAATCGTATCAAAGTTGAATGGTTCCGTGATAAAGTAAATATCCACACCGTTTGGGATTCTAAATTGGTAGATTACGAAAACTATTCTTACACAGAATATTCTAATTTATTGGATATTGCGTCAAAAGAACGTCAAAAAGCAATGAAAGAAGGTACTTATGCTGATTGGATTTATGGTTCGTACATTCTTGCAAACAATATCTATGCAGGAGTAAAAATGGACGATAAATTAGGTTACCGTTACCATTTTGATAATAAATTTATCATCGAAGATCAATTGTTAAAAGGAGGAATTCGTTTAGCAAAAGTTTTAGACGATGTATTCAAATAA
- a CDS encoding Hsp20/alpha crystallin family protein — MNTVRKNRANYFPFGFENAMRPKFETFVNSQNQFPAVNIKENEDSFEILLAAPGLNKEDFSIEIDENILKISSEFKQNEEVKDEKFSRKEFNFSSFKRAFTLPETINEDKIEASYVNGILQLVLPKKEEALPKEKRSIQIS; from the coding sequence ATGAATACAGTTAGAAAAAACAGAGCAAATTATTTTCCTTTTGGATTTGAAAACGCAATGCGTCCAAAATTTGAAACTTTTGTAAATTCTCAAAATCAATTTCCTGCAGTAAATATCAAAGAAAATGAAGATAGTTTCGAGATTTTATTAGCTGCACCAGGTTTAAACAAAGAAGACTTCTCAATTGAAATTGATGAAAATATTTTGAAAATTTCATCAGAATTTAAACAAAATGAAGAAGTAAAAGATGAAAAATTTTCGAGAAAAGAATTTAATTTTTCAAGTTTCAAAAGAGCATTTACATTGCCAGAAACCATAAACGAAGACAAAATAGAAGCTTCTTATGTAAACGGAATTTTACAATTAGTTTTACCTAAAAAAGAAGAAGCTTTACCAAAAGAAAAACGTAGCATACAAATTTCATAG